In Populus trichocarpa isolate Nisqually-1 chromosome 12, P.trichocarpa_v4.1, whole genome shotgun sequence, a genomic segment contains:
- the LOC7482144 gene encoding uncharacterized protein LOC7482144: protein MAKFFLFSCFVYLILFFANDDVEAVNEDIGIYELKMGDFSVKLTNYGATVISVILPDKNGKLDDIVLGFDSVDDYKNDTTYFGAIVGRVANRIGRAQFTLDGTDYKLVPNDGRNMLHGGPKGFSEVIWGVGSHDDNHVKFTYYSFDGEEGFPGDVAVSVTYMLVETNKLVVKMRAMPLNKRTPVNLALHAYWNLGGHSSGDILSHTIQLLASEITPVDEELIPTGEIVAVEDTPYDFHKPREIGSMFTQLPDGYDINYVLDNVNPGHLKKVAVVQEGVSGRKLELWTNQPGVQFYTSNMLDNVKGKGGFVYTQYAGICLETQGFPDAVNHPRFPSQIVNPGDIYENIMIYRFTAH from the exons atggctaaattttttttattctcttgctTTGTTTACCTTATTTTGTTCTTTGCTAATGACGACGTTGAAGCTGTGAACGAAGATATTGGAATTTATGAATTGAAAATGGGAGATTTCTCTGTTAAATTGACTAATTATGGTGCCACGGTGATCTCAGTTATTCTTCCAGATAaaaatg gaaAATTAGATGATATTGTTCTTGGATTTGATTCAGTTGATGATTACAAG AATGATACCACCTACTTTGGAGCTATAGTTGGACGTGTTGCTAATAGAATTGGAAGAGCTCAATTTACTTTGGATGGAACTGATTATAAGTTGGTCCCTAATGATGGAAGGAACATGCTGCatg gtGGCCCAAAAGGTTTTAGTGAAGTTATATGGGGTGTAGGCAGCCATGATGATAACCACGTAAAGTTCACCTACTACAGCTTCGATGGAGAGGAAG GTTTTCCTGGTGATGTTGCTGTGTCTGTGACATACATGCTAGTTGAAACAAACAAGCTAGTGGTGAAAATGCGGGCTATGCCTCTAAACAAGCGTACCCCCGTGAACTTGGCTCTGCATGCTTACTGGAATCTTGGTGGACACAGCAGTGGTGACATCTTGTCTCATACAATCCAACTTTTAGCATCCGAAATCACTCCAGTTGATGAAGAACTCATTCCGACCGGAGAGATTGTCGCCGTTGAAGATACACCTTATGATTTCCACAAACCCCGTGAGATTGGTAGCATGTTCACTCAACTGCCTGATGGATATGACATCAACTATGTTCTAGATAACGTTAATCCTGGACACCTCAAGAAGGTTGCTGTGGTGCAAGAAGGTGTTTCTGGGAGGAAGTTGGAGCTGTGGACTAATCAGCCTGGAGTGCAGTTTTATACAAGTAACATGTTGGATAATGTTAAGGGAAAAGGTGGATTTGTTTATACTCAGTATGCTGGTATTTGCTTAGAGACTCAAGGATTTCCTGATGCAGTCAATCACCCTCGTTTCCCTTCCCAGATTGTTAATCCTGGGGATATTTATGAGAACATCATGATCTATAGGTTTACAGCACATTAG
- the LOC7482142 gene encoding hypersensitive-induced response protein 4 has product MGSSFCFLCGCVDQASVGVIERWGRFERLAQPGFHFFNCFVGQCLAGVLSTRIHSLDVRCETKTKDNVFVHLVCSIQYRVVKENADDAFYELANPREQIQAYVFDVVRALVPRMTLDDLFEQKSEVAKAVLEELEKVMGTYGYSIEHILMVDIIPDDTVRKAMNEINAAQRLQLASVYKGEAEKVFLVKKAEAEAEAKYLGGVGVARQRQAITDGLRENILEFSHKVEGTSAKEVMDLIMITQYFDTIKDLGNSSKNTTIFIPHGPGHVRDISDQIRNGMMEASSAQIDQQ; this is encoded by the exons atgggaaGTTCGTTCTGTTTTTTATGTGGCTGTGTAGACCAAGCAAGCGTTGGTGTTATTGAAAGGTGGGGTCGTTTTGAGCGATTAGCTCAACCAGGTTTCCACTTCTTTAACTGTTTTGTTGGTCAATGTTTAGCCGGTGTTCTGTCTACCAGAATCCACTCTCTTGATGTTCGATGCGAAACCAAAACCAag GACAATGTCTTTGTGCATTTGGTTTGCTCGATTCAGTATCGAGTAGTCAAGGAAAATGCTGATGATGCATTCTATGAGCTCGCAAATCCCAGGGAGCAGATTCAGGCTTATGTGTTTGATG TGGTTCGAGCTCTCGTTCCAAGAATGACATTGGATGATCTTTTTGAGCAGAAGAGTGAAGTTGCCAAAGCTGTCTTGGAGGAATTGGAGAAG GTGATGGGAACCTATGGCTACAGCATAGAGCACATTCTGATGGTTGACATCATACCTGATGATACTGTTCGCAAGGCAATGAACGAGATCAATGCAG CTCAACGACTTCAGCTTGCTAGTGTATACAAAGGCGAAGCTGAAAAGGTGTTCCTAGTCAAAAAAGCTGAGGCTGAGGCTGAAGCCAAGTACCTTGGTGGGGTTGGTGTGGCCAGACAGAGGCAGGCAATCACAGATGGTTTGAGAGAGAACATACTAGAGTTCTCACACAAGGTGGAGGGAACGTCAGCTAAGGAAGTGATGGATCTCATCATGATCACGCAGTACTTTGACACCATCAAAGACCTCGGCAACTCATCAAAGAACACCACTATTTTTATTCCTCATGGCCCTGGTCATGTAAGGGATATTAGTGACCAAATTCGCAATGGGATGATGGAGGCATCCAGTGCTCAAATTGATCAGCAGTGA
- the LOC7482143 gene encoding uncharacterized protein LOC7482143: protein MGYWSAENATNAYLKTLRMGQRANEPDVAEFISALAAGNNAQLMVVACANAAATTSLTLVAAAHQTGGRVVCILPGHQELQLSKKILGYDACHVEFVIGEAQSLLLTHYSEADFVLIDCNLENHEAILGSVQARKKRNGAVVVGYNAFSKGSWRSGGSKTQLLPIGGGLLVTRISASAKIADGCGHGKRSHWVVKVDECTGEEHVFRVRFPQGKQIEA, encoded by the exons atGGGTTACTGGTCTGCTGAGAATGCTACTAATGCCTACCTCAAAACTTTGAGAATG GGCCAAAGGGCAAACGAGCCAGATGTAGCTGAATTCATTTCGGCATTAGCGGCTGGTAACAATGCACAGCTAATGGTTGTAGCATGTGCCAATGCTGCTGCCACCACTTCATTAACCTTGGTAGCTGCAGCTCATCAAACTGGTGGCCGTGTGGTTTGCATCCTTCCTGGACATCAAGAATTACAGTTGTCTAAGAAGATCCTGGGCTATGATGCCTGTCATGTTGAGTTTGTTATTGGAGAAGCTCAAAGTCTACTATTAACCCATTACAGTGAGGCAGATTTTGTGCTTATTGATTGCAACCTTGAGAACCATGAAGCTATTCTTGGATCAGTACAagctagaaagaaaagaaatggagcTGTTGTTGTGGGGTATAATGCTTTTAGCAAGGGATCATGGCGGTCTGGTGGGTCGAAAACACAGTTGTTGCCTATTGGAGGAGGATTGCTAGTGACCAGAATTTCTGCCAGTGCCAAGATTGCTGATGGCTGTGGTCATGGAAAGAGGAGTCATTGGGTTGTTAAGGTAGATGAATGTACAGGTGAAGAGCATGTTTTCAGGGTCAGATTTCCACAAGGAAAGCAGATTGAAgcttaa
- the LOC7482179 gene encoding uncharacterized protein LOC7482179, which produces MASTSSTPSDPSISIHDDTAIRAVNKRYEGLVTVKTKAIKGKGAWYWAHLDPILMKNPDTNLPKAVKLKCCLCEAVFSASNPSRTATEHLKKGTCPNFVSVSRPNSAISPLPISSLPSPPSNNHRKRSSQIGTALKSLALVESNKYCDQVGYFNSGFTPKGQDLVLSGGKEDLGALAMLEDSVKRLKSPKASPGPLLNKDQIDSALELLSDWFYEVCGSVSFSSLEHPTFRAFLNQVGLPCLSRRELSGARLENRFYEAKSEVEARIRDAMFFQVACNGWKSNKCCSGEDNLVKFGVNLPNGTSVFHKAVITGGGTASSKYAEEIMWGAVTGICGSGLQRCAGIVSDKYKAEALRNLEIQYPWMVNISCQIQGFVSLIKDFSKELQLFRTVIENCLKLANFVNNASQVRSSFQKYRMQELDYTGLLRVPWCKCDCVKDFAPVYAMLEDVLSCARVLQMVILDESYKLICVEDPVAREVSGMIQSEGFWNDLEAVYSLMKLIRGMAQEIETERPLIGECLPLWQELKAKVKDWGARFNIAEGQVEKIVEKRFRKNYHPAWSAAFILDPRYLMRDTSGKYLPPFKCLTHEQEKDVDKLITRLASREEAHVALMELMKWRSEGMDPLYAQAVQVKQRDPLTGKMKIANPQGSRLVWETCLSEYKTLGKVAVRLIFLHATSSGFKCNWSCMKWFCIHRNSRVGLERAQKMIFVAAHAKLEKRDFSNEEEKDGELFRMVGCEDDMLNEVFVEAPSV; this is translated from the coding sequence ATGGCTTCAACAAGTTCAACTCCAAGTGACCCTTCTATTTCTATACATGATGACACAGCAATCAGAGCTGTGAACAAGAGATATGAAGGGTTGGTGACTGTTAAAACAAAGGCAATCAAGGGTAAAGGGGCATGGTATTGGGCTCATTTAGATCCAATTTTGATGAAGAATCCGGATACAAATCTCCCTAAAGCAGTTAAACTTAAGTGTTGTTTATGTGAAGCTGTTTTTTCTGCTTCAAACCCATCAAGGACTGCCACTGAACATCTCAAAAAGGGAACTTGTCCTAATTTTGTATCAGTTTCAAGACCCAATTCAGCAATTTCTCCATTGCCTATATCTTCTTTGCCTTCCCCACCTTCAAATAATCATAGAAAGAGAAGCTCACAAATAGGTACTGCTTTAAAGTCTCTAGCTTTAGTTGAGTCCAATAAATACTGTGACCAAGTTGGTTACTTTAATTCTGGGTTTACTCCGAAAGGTCAGGATTTAGTGTTGTCTGGTGGAAAAGAGGATTTGGGTGCATTAGCGATGTTGGAAGATAGTGTTAAGAGGCTTAAAAGTCCAAAAGCTTCACCAGGTCCCTTGTTAAACAAGGACCAGATTGATTCTGCTCTTGAGTTACTGAGTGATTGGTTTTATGAGGTTTGTGGGTCAGTATCATTTTCTAGTCTTGAGCATCCAACGTTTAGAGCTTTTCTTAATCAAGTTGGTTTGCCTTGTTTGTCAAGGAGGGAATTGTCTGGTGCTAGGCTTGAAAATCGGTTTTATGAGGCAAAATCTGAGGTGGAAGCTAGAATTAGAGATGCTATGTTCTTTCAAGTTGCATGTAATGGATGGAAGAGTAATAAATGCTGTAGTGGGGAAGATAACTTGGTTAAGTTTGGTGTTAATCTTCCAAATGGAACTAGTGTGTTTCACAAGGCAGTGATAACTGGAGGAGGAACAGCGTCGTCGAAGTATGCAGAGGAGATTATGTGGGGGGCAGTGACGGGGATATGTGGTAGTGGTTTGCAGAGATGTGCTGGGATAGTTTCTGATAAGTACAAGGCTGAGGCTTTGAGGAACTTGGAGATTCAGTATCCGTGGATGGTGAATATTTCTTGTCAGATTCAGGGGTTTGTTAGTTTGATCAAGGATTTTAGCAAGGAGCTTCAACTTTTCAGGACTGTTATTGAAAATTGCTTGAAGCTTgctaattttgtaaataatgcaTCTCAAGTTAGGAGTAGCTTCCAGAAGTACAGGATGCAGGAGCTTGATTACACTGGGCTGCTTCGAGTTCCTTGGTGCAAATGTGATTGTGTAAAGGACTTTGCGCCTGTTTATGCAATGCTGGAGGATGTATTGAGCTGTGCCCGTGTGCTCCAAATGGTTATCTTAGACGAGTCATATAAGTTGATATGTGTGGAGGATCCTGTCGCTAGGGAGGTCTCTGGGATGATTCAAAGTGAGGGTTTTTGGAATGATTTGGAAGCTGTTTATTCGCTAATGAAGCTCATTAGAGGGATGGCTCAAGAGATTGAGACTGAGCGGCCGTTGATAGGGGAATGCCTTCCTCTTTGGCAAGAGTTGAAAGCAAAAGTGAAGGACTGGGGTGCAAGATTCAATATTGCAGAAGGCCAAGTTGAGAAAATAGTTGAAAAGAGATTCAGAAAGAACTATCACCCAGCATGGTCAGCTGCATTTATACTTGACCCTCGTTATTTGATGAGGGACACAAGTGGAAAATACCTTCCACCTTTCAAGTGCTTGACTCATGAGCAGGAAAAGGATGTTGATAAGCTTATAACCCGTTTGGCATCCAGGGAAGAAGCTCATGTTGCCTTAATGGAGCTTATGAAATGGAGGTCAGAAGGTATGGATCCACTATATGCACAGGCTGTTCAGGTTAAACAGCGAGACCCTTTGACTGGAAAGATGAAAATTGCAAATCCTCAAGGCAGCAGACTAGTGTGGGAAACTTGCCTGAGTGAGTATAAAACACTAGGGAAGGTTGCAGTTAGGCTTATCTTTCTCCATGCGACCTCAAGCGGGTTTAAGTGCAATTGGTCTTGCATGAAATGGTTTTGTATCCATAGAAACTCAAGGGTGGGACTTGAACGGGCACAGAAGATGATATTCGTTGCAGCTCATGCAAAGCTTGAGAAACGTGATTTctcaaatgaagaagaaaaggatgggGAGCTGTTCCGCATGGTAGGCTGTGAAGATGACATGCTCAACGAGGTCTTTGTCGAAGCACCATCAGtgtaa